Proteins co-encoded in one Megalops cyprinoides isolate fMegCyp1 chromosome 1, fMegCyp1.pri, whole genome shotgun sequence genomic window:
- the LOC118775033 gene encoding cytochrome P450 2K3-like isoform X2 has protein sequence METMAVMEGFLLQAPAPMTLLGAVLVLLLLYLLSPSPDSAREPPGPRPLPLLGNLLLLDLKNLHASLCELSEKHGSVFTVHFGPKKVVVLAGYKTVKQALVDYAEEFGERDVTPIFHDLLQGHGVLFANGDSWREMRRFALSTLRDFGMGKRGCEEKIIQEVHHLAEVFEKFKGEPFNTAQPVNYAVSNIISSIVYGSRFEYADPVFQKMVDRASENIRLAGSAEIQLFNLFPRLGRCLGQWLGNRALLLKNSYSNIEEMKGLVKRLQESLNPQQCRCFVDCFLIRQQEEAGQKGSHFHQNNLIMTVGNLFAAGTDTTGTTLRWGLLLMAKYPHIQDRVQEEMSQVIGDRQPRTEDRRSLHFTNAVIHEIQRLANISPLSLPHITSSDVTFQGFLIKKCFTDGVTLFLCGRHPHT, from the exons ATGGAGACCATGGCTGTAATGGAGGGGTTTCTTCTCCAGGCCCCCGCTCCTATGACTCTTCTGGGGgctgtgctggtgctgctgttgctttaTCTGCTCTCACCTTCTCCCGACTCAGCGAGGGAGCCCCCAGGCCCCCGGCCCCTGCCTCTCCTGGGGAACCTGCTTCTCCTGGATCTGAAAAACCTGCATGCATCTCTCTGTGAG CTATCAGAGAAACATGGCAGCGTGTTCACTGTGCACTTTGGCCCAAAGAAAGTGGTTGTGCTGGCAGGATATAAGACCGTCAAACAAGCACTTGTCGACTACGCTGAGGAGTTTGGGGAGCGGGATGTCACCCCCATCTTCCATGATCTACTCCAGGGACACG GTGTTCTGTTTGCCAATGGAGACTCGTGGAGAGAGATGAGACGCTTTGCCCTCTCCACCCTGCGCGACTTTGGCATGGGTAAGAGAGGGTGTGAGGAGAAGATCATCCAGGAGGTCCACCACCTGGCGGAGGTGTTCGAGAAGTTCAagg GTGAACCTTTCAACACAGCCCAGCCAGTGAATTATGCTGTCTCCAACATCATCTCCTCCATTGTCTATGGAAGCCGCTTTGAATATGCTGACCCAGTCTTTCAAAAAATGGTCGACAGGGCCAGCGAGAACATCCGGCTTGCTGGCTCTGCAGAAATACAG CTGTTCAACCTGTTTCCACGGCTGGGCCGCTGTCTGGGGCAGTGGTTAGGGAATCGTGCCTTGCTGCTGAAGAATTCCTACTCCAACATTGAGGAGATGAAGGGGCTGGTGAAGAGACTGCAGGAGTCGCTGAACCCTCAGCAGTGCAGGTGCTTTGTGGACTGCTTCCTCATTCGACAGCAGGAG GAGGCAGGGCAGAAGGGCTCCCACTTTCACCAGAATAACCTGATCATGACTGTCGGCAACCTGTTTGCAGCCGGGACTGACACCACTGGAACCACACTGCGCTGGGGGCTGCTTCTCATGGCCAAGTACCCCCACATACAGG ACCGCGTCCAGGAAGAGATGAGCCAGGTCATCGGGGACAGGCAGCCACGAACCGAGGACCGGAGGAGCCTGCACTTCACCAACGCCGTGATCCACGAAATCCAGAGACTGGCCAACATCTCCCCCTTGAGTCTCCCCCACATCAccagcagtgatgtcaccttTCAGGGATTCCTCATTAAGAAG